The following nucleotide sequence is from Terriglobales bacterium.
CCTTTTACGGGGAGGCGGAGGCCGCCCGCTCGGAGCTGGAAACCTTGCGCAGCTCCGCTGAGTTGGCCTCCGAGAGCCTGCATCTGACCATGTTGCGCTACCAGTCCGGGGAAGCTTCGGTGCTGGAGGTGGTGGACGCGCAGAACACACTCACCCAGGCGCGCAACGCCTACGACGATGGCGAGGCGCGCTATCGGGTGGCACTGGCAAGCCTGCAGACGCTGACCGGGACTTACTAGGCCGTATCATATGAACCTATGGAAATGACCAGCGGGATTCGGCGGAACGCGCCCGGGCGGCGAAGGGCAGCCGTGCTGCGCGCAGCGGTGGCCGCGGTGGTCGCGGCTGCGC
It contains:
- a CDS encoding TolC family protein; this encodes FYGEAEAARSELETLRSSAELASESLHLTMLRYQSGEASVLEVVDAQNTLTQARNAYDDGEARYRVALASLQTLTGTY